In the genome of Paenibacillus pabuli, one region contains:
- a CDS encoding FecCD family ABC transporter permease, protein MISSIIKRRAFTIILILLLLNVGVLVLNVMLGDRSIPPGDVLRSLMGRGDQEYYFTIHQLRLPRVLTGFLVGCGLALAGTILQVITRNPLASPGVIGLNSGAAVAVVAVMVLVPAFPMRHMPWIAFSGAFLAAAVIYGLSWRKGEASSTVRMLLIGVGISAMAGALITYLLTVGKIFRVSQASVWMAGSLYGRTWEHFWPLLPWVVILYLLLIWMSRRLDMFLLDVQSAAGLGLRVETMRVLFLLMSVGLAGSAVSMAGTIGFVGLMAPHMAKHLAGSRSLIRLPVAALLGGLIVMLADLAGRTWFAPYEIPAGLITAMIGAPYMMYLLLRRRGI, encoded by the coding sequence ATGATTTCTTCTATTATAAAAAGGCGTGCATTCACCATTATTCTGATTCTCTTGTTATTGAATGTGGGAGTGCTTGTGCTTAATGTGATGCTGGGAGATCGCTCCATCCCTCCAGGAGATGTACTACGCAGCTTGATGGGAAGGGGAGATCAGGAATATTACTTCACCATTCATCAGTTAAGGCTGCCCAGGGTACTGACTGGTTTCCTGGTTGGATGTGGTCTGGCATTGGCAGGTACAATCTTGCAGGTCATTACGAGGAATCCTCTGGCATCACCTGGCGTGATTGGTTTGAATTCGGGTGCGGCTGTGGCGGTGGTTGCCGTCATGGTACTGGTTCCTGCTTTTCCGATGCGGCATATGCCGTGGATTGCCTTCAGTGGAGCTTTTCTCGCGGCCGCGGTAATCTATGGATTGTCATGGAGAAAAGGAGAGGCGAGTTCCACGGTTCGCATGCTGCTGATTGGTGTGGGCATATCTGCCATGGCAGGTGCATTGATCACGTATTTGTTGACAGTAGGCAAAATATTCCGGGTCTCCCAGGCATCGGTGTGGATGGCAGGTAGTCTGTACGGACGAACGTGGGAACACTTTTGGCCTTTATTGCCGTGGGTGGTAATTCTGTATCTTCTATTAATATGGATGTCCAGAAGACTGGATATGTTTCTGTTGGATGTCCAGTCAGCCGCCGGGTTGGGTTTGCGCGTGGAGACCATGCGGGTGTTGTTCCTTCTGATGAGTGTAGGACTCGCCGGGTCTGCGGTGTCGATGGCAGGAACGATTGGCTTTGTTGGCTTAATGGCTCCACACATGGCCAAACATCTGGCAGGCAGTCGGAGTCTGATTCGCTTGCCGGTTGCGGCGTTGCTTGGAGGACTGATCGTCATGCTCGCAGATCTGGCCGGACGGACATGGTTCGCTCCGTACGAGATTCCAGCCGGATTAATTACGGCGATGATCGGGGCTCCATACATGATGTATTTGCTGTTGCGACGCAGAGGGATATAA
- a CDS encoding helix-turn-helix domain-containing protein: MPSYVNEANLIYLLSSVRKRKFPMTRQAKHVRVPVYILCFITDGEGVVVLDGALQKVRPLQLYLLVPGMIVEFPEQGSTFEYYGIWFEPIRLTKTRGRYEALPALSLSGALSPGHVPVHHPQQILQQIVQLYHHSRQERNRDSLHLRIQLELLIQNIMKNEPEQQSTVMDERVERSILYMEQHYTDKVSIEQLAEAAGGMPPVAFSRLFRSETGLPPVEYLSNIRMTRAKQMLNMKNSRVKEVAAAVGYRSEFYFSRMFQRMVGVSPTLYMKRGKLKVAVASSLGFDDHLISVGIEPVCVVDLFQYPDQSNEQYAEKLHSQLLELEQSNPDMIIADHYHTEFREQFKQTAAPVFLDFSVWDWKGNFEKIAELVNREREASEMLTRLDVQIETTGQTLRRMLGQERITIMQVSHRTIGIQGRVNHPLNELIYCELGLRPGTQAPAELWRMELQPEALPVLETEHLFIHHHHILAGSDKMYDELTRTAAWPQIPAVKDGKVKRIPNWFVMSWTPLGRQRIMNELLAAVGEYQQR; the protein is encoded by the coding sequence ATGCCATCATATGTGAACGAAGCCAATCTAATCTATCTTTTATCTTCAGTACGTAAACGAAAGTTTCCCATGACCCGACAAGCCAAACATGTTCGGGTTCCTGTATACATATTATGCTTTATTACAGATGGCGAAGGGGTTGTTGTACTGGATGGTGCGCTGCAGAAGGTTCGTCCTCTCCAGTTATATTTGCTTGTACCCGGCATGATTGTGGAATTCCCGGAGCAAGGTAGTACGTTCGAATATTATGGGATATGGTTTGAACCGATCCGACTAACCAAGACCAGAGGTAGATATGAAGCATTGCCTGCCCTGTCCTTATCCGGGGCACTCTCGCCAGGTCATGTTCCCGTGCATCATCCGCAGCAGATCCTCCAACAGATTGTGCAGCTGTATCATCATAGTCGACAGGAGCGAAATCGGGATTCATTGCATTTGAGAATTCAGTTAGAGCTATTGATCCAGAATATTATGAAGAATGAACCGGAACAGCAGAGTACGGTAATGGATGAACGGGTTGAACGGAGCATCCTTTATATGGAGCAGCATTATACAGACAAAGTAAGCATTGAACAGCTGGCTGAAGCAGCAGGTGGCATGCCGCCGGTTGCTTTTTCACGTTTGTTCCGAAGTGAAACCGGTTTGCCGCCAGTCGAGTACTTAAGCAACATACGTATGACCCGTGCGAAGCAGATGCTGAATATGAAGAACAGTCGAGTGAAGGAAGTGGCAGCTGCGGTCGGTTATCGGAGTGAATTTTACTTTAGCCGCATGTTTCAGCGCATGGTGGGTGTATCCCCTACATTATATATGAAGCGAGGCAAGTTAAAGGTGGCTGTAGCCTCCTCGCTCGGATTCGACGACCATCTGATATCCGTTGGAATCGAGCCGGTTTGTGTGGTGGATTTATTCCAGTATCCGGATCAGAGCAATGAGCAGTATGCGGAAAAATTACACAGCCAGCTGCTGGAATTGGAGCAGTCCAATCCGGATATGATTATCGCCGACCATTATCATACGGAGTTCAGAGAGCAGTTCAAACAAACGGCTGCACCTGTATTTCTGGATTTCTCTGTGTGGGACTGGAAAGGAAACTTCGAGAAGATTGCCGAATTGGTGAATCGGGAACGTGAGGCTTCGGAGATGCTGACACGTCTGGATGTGCAAATTGAGACAACAGGCCAGACATTGCGCCGGATGCTGGGCCAGGAACGGATCACCATCATGCAAGTGAGCCACCGGACGATTGGCATTCAGGGCAGGGTGAATCATCCGCTCAATGAATTGATATACTGCGAGCTTGGTTTGCGTCCGGGCACTCAGGCTCCAGCAGAATTGTGGCGAATGGAGCTGCAGCCGGAGGCCTTGCCAGTATTGGAGACGGAACATCTGTTCATTCATCATCATCATATTCTCGCCGGTAGTGACAAAATGTATGACGAGTTGACCAGAACGGCAGCATGGCCCCAGATTCCGGCGGTGAAGGATGGAAAAGTTAAGCGCATCCCCAATTGGTTTGTGATGAGCTGGACTCCGCTCGGTAGACAACGAATCATGAATGAATTGCTGGCAGCCGTGGGTGAATATCAGCAGCGCTAA
- a CDS encoding phosphotransferase family protein — translation MRRIGQGRTAEIFEYTLNQIMKLYHADFPAEAVQNEFRITDAVFRKGLPVPQARLFKDDESRKGIIFERIEGNTMLSLMIQEPVLIKELSCQMAVCHHSLHAQNDEEGVLPAQKQILTGAIRNTSLLSEEEKIQIISYLSTLPDRKQICHGDFHPDNVMVNETRDQYWVIDWMTGMSGDPAGDVARSWVILMSATLPEDTAPAVHRGFEGVRNLLLDYYIRHYLQISGISRQEMDAWILPVAAARLNESLPGVEADQLIKLVHDRIRLLK, via the coding sequence ATGAGACGGATTGGACAAGGAAGAACGGCAGAGATCTTTGAGTACACATTAAATCAGATTATGAAACTATATCATGCGGATTTTCCAGCGGAAGCTGTGCAGAATGAGTTTCGAATTACCGATGCGGTATTCAGGAAGGGCCTGCCTGTGCCGCAGGCAAGGTTATTTAAGGATGATGAATCACGAAAAGGGATCATATTTGAACGGATTGAAGGCAATACGATGTTATCCCTTATGATTCAGGAACCTGTGCTGATCAAAGAACTATCATGTCAAATGGCAGTCTGTCATCATAGCCTACACGCCCAGAATGATGAAGAAGGAGTACTCCCTGCACAAAAGCAGATTCTTACTGGAGCCATTCGAAATACCTCTCTATTGTCGGAAGAGGAGAAAATACAGATTATTAGTTATTTGTCTACTCTTCCAGATCGAAAGCAAATTTGTCACGGTGATTTTCATCCCGATAATGTCATGGTGAATGAAACAAGAGATCAATATTGGGTTATAGACTGGATGACAGGCATGTCGGGTGATCCGGCGGGTGATGTGGCAAGAAGCTGGGTAATATTAATGAGCGCCACTTTGCCGGAGGATACGGCTCCGGCTGTTCATAGAGGATTTGAAGGGGTTCGAAACTTACTGTTGGATTATTATATCCGGCATTATTTACAGATTTCCGGGATTTCCCGCCAGGAAATGGATGCCTGGATTCTGCCGGTTGCCGCTGCACGTCTGAACGAGAGTTTACCTGGGGTGGAAGCGGATCAGTTAATCAAGCTTGTGCACGATCGTATTCGTCTGCTGAAATAA
- a CDS encoding class I SAM-dependent methyltransferase, whose amino-acid sequence MLNALKAIQSYKSGHLSEGEQPTWLQLLAAAEQPNINLERIHSIAELEGTNPVLDYVERTLQVLEQLQVSFWIREILEDVLVWSETAKAGSPKQRRKWQKQGVNLFVHNVGSAQLYDMYESVGNLHGKQSHREEEHSSRSDISRDLSNDDPIGSTQTAQTAYGSLTPRHEIIRTLIATHGLIGQYIRGEIPFAENAPLHSFITQGWLTADEMQAILRALNECIIAGVDPALWNQVQGEVQRIIGWIITEPDHTDWNVKERLSRLRSSSIRQGEAMDEAYAKLQVQLEIEKLLAPLAHRTLWYVESAMHDFSLQEMVKIFLLTLNSEAMEQQWDAVRHISFEPLMNTMYYDYKGVKKLNIYKKRMIEKYLEQYSWEQIEAGETITYPHLTHRIERHPDLRDTLFVTFEFSPAAEKLIAFCIEAEKSPLYEKAVLLLFDLFGLRRDAYDRFHNEETYLADMNSSGDYKKVLLDYMVGKRVLDIGPGGGILLDLIEQERPEMEPIGIDISANVIEALERKKQREAHRWQVLKGDALQLDQYVQPGTVDTVIFSSILHELYSYIEREGRRFNRMTVIAALRSSFNVLSPGGRILIRDGIMTEPEAQKRRIRFLEPDGMRWLERYAQDFQGRSIEFEQISENEAVLGINDAMEFLYTYTWGEEAYVHEIQEQFGIFTPSAYEQCIREALGEHAEIITFRHFLQEGYTEALGERILFMDEHGQPAPLPDSTCLIVIEKKKGMADR is encoded by the coding sequence ATGCTGAACGCATTAAAGGCCATACAATCTTACAAGTCAGGCCATCTCTCTGAGGGAGAGCAGCCAACGTGGTTGCAGCTGTTGGCAGCAGCAGAGCAGCCGAATATTAACCTGGAACGTATTCATTCCATCGCGGAGCTGGAAGGAACGAATCCGGTACTGGATTATGTAGAACGCACACTTCAGGTGCTGGAGCAGCTTCAAGTTTCTTTTTGGATAAGAGAAATTCTGGAGGATGTGCTGGTCTGGTCGGAAACGGCAAAGGCAGGATCACCGAAACAGCGGCGAAAATGGCAGAAACAGGGGGTTAACCTGTTCGTACATAATGTGGGTTCAGCACAGCTATATGACATGTATGAAAGTGTTGGAAATTTGCATGGCAAGCAAAGCCATCGTGAGGAGGAACATTCATCTCGATCGGATATCTCGCGCGATTTATCAAATGATGATCCAATCGGTAGTACACAAACTGCGCAAACCGCATATGGTTCACTCACACCTCGGCATGAGATCATTCGTACCCTTATTGCCACACACGGACTTATTGGTCAGTACATCAGAGGCGAAATCCCGTTTGCTGAAAATGCTCCACTGCATTCATTCATCACGCAAGGGTGGCTGACCGCAGATGAAATGCAGGCCATCCTGAGGGCGCTGAACGAATGCATCATTGCCGGTGTTGACCCAGCACTTTGGAATCAGGTTCAGGGTGAAGTTCAGCGTATTATAGGCTGGATCATTACAGAGCCGGATCATACAGACTGGAATGTGAAGGAGCGGCTCTCACGCTTGCGGAGCTCGTCTATACGTCAGGGAGAAGCGATGGATGAAGCGTATGCCAAACTTCAAGTCCAGCTTGAGATAGAGAAACTTCTCGCTCCTCTGGCTCATCGAACCTTATGGTATGTGGAGTCGGCGATGCACGATTTTTCGCTGCAGGAGATGGTCAAGATTTTCCTTTTGACGCTGAACAGTGAAGCAATGGAGCAACAATGGGATGCAGTAAGGCATATCAGTTTTGAACCTTTAATGAACACGATGTATTACGACTATAAAGGTGTCAAGAAATTGAATATTTACAAGAAACGAATGATTGAAAAGTATTTGGAGCAATATTCGTGGGAGCAGATTGAAGCAGGTGAGACGATCACTTACCCTCACTTGACACATCGGATAGAACGGCACCCGGATTTACGGGATACGTTATTTGTGACGTTTGAATTTTCTCCAGCGGCTGAGAAACTGATTGCGTTTTGTATTGAAGCTGAAAAGTCTCCCTTATACGAGAAGGCGGTGCTGTTGTTATTTGACCTGTTTGGATTGCGTCGGGACGCATATGATCGATTCCATAATGAAGAGACGTATCTGGCCGACATGAACAGCTCAGGTGATTACAAGAAAGTACTGCTGGATTATATGGTTGGCAAACGAGTGCTCGATATCGGTCCCGGCGGTGGAATATTGCTCGACCTGATTGAGCAGGAACGACCTGAGATGGAACCCATTGGCATTGATATTTCAGCGAATGTCATTGAGGCGTTGGAGCGCAAAAAGCAGCGGGAGGCACATCGCTGGCAAGTATTGAAGGGGGATGCTCTTCAACTGGATCAATACGTGCAGCCAGGCACGGTGGATACGGTTATTTTTTCATCCATTCTGCATGAACTGTATTCGTATATTGAACGTGAAGGACGAAGATTTAACAGGATGACGGTCATTGCTGCGCTAAGAAGTTCGTTTAACGTGTTGTCCCCCGGTGGCCGGATTCTGATCAGGGATGGTATCATGACTGAACCTGAGGCACAGAAGCGACGGATTCGTTTTCTCGAACCGGATGGGATGCGATGGCTGGAACGGTATGCGCAGGATTTCCAGGGACGCAGCATCGAATTTGAGCAGATCTCCGAGAATGAGGCCGTGCTGGGAATCAACGATGCGATGGAATTTTTGTACACCTACACATGGGGCGAGGAAGCCTATGTCCATGAGATTCAGGAGCAATTCGGCATATTTACTCCATCGGCCTATGAGCAATGTATTCGCGAAGCGCTGGGTGAGCATGCAGAAATTATAACGTTCCGACACTTTCTTCAGGAAGGATATACGGAAGCGCTTGGAGAACGAATACTATTTATGGATGAACATGGTCAACCTGCACCTTTGCCAGACAGCACCTGCCTGATTGTGATTGAAAAAAAGAAAGGAATGGCGGACAGATGA
- a CDS encoding histidine phosphatase family protein, whose translation MTNEANTALYFVRHAESEYIEGKERERGLTEQGKRDAASVAGLLHREQIQLFYSSPYRRAVDTIQGLAEVSGGIVVTEEDLRERELSGPEVKHEHFRKAKQRLYDDPAFAYSGGESGEVAGARAIAVIQRILDRHPGQKIVVGTHGDIMTLIFNYYDSSYGYDFWANTTMPDIYKLEFDREGRLVQVTRLWEEQV comes from the coding sequence ATGACAAATGAAGCCAACACGGCTTTATATTTTGTAAGGCACGCGGAATCTGAATATATCGAAGGGAAGGAACGCGAGCGAGGTCTGACGGAACAAGGGAAAAGAGATGCGGCTAGCGTTGCGGGTTTGCTCCATCGGGAGCAAATCCAGCTGTTTTATTCCAGTCCGTATAGACGGGCTGTGGATACGATTCAGGGGTTGGCTGAAGTGTCAGGCGGCATTGTGGTCACCGAAGAGGATTTGCGTGAGCGTGAGCTGTCAGGTCCTGAAGTGAAGCATGAACATTTTCGTAAAGCCAAACAAAGGCTCTATGATGATCCTGCATTTGCCTATTCAGGTGGAGAATCCGGCGAAGTCGCTGGGGCGCGGGCAATTGCTGTTATACAGCGTATCCTGGATAGGCATCCGGGACAAAAAATAGTGGTTGGCACCCATGGGGATATCATGACGTTGATTTTCAATTATTATGATTCATCCTATGGTTATGACTTCTGGGCAAACACAACGATGCCGGACATCTACAAACTGGAGTTTGATCGTGAAGGCAGGTTGGTCCAGGTAACACGACTATGGGAAGAACAGGTTTAG